In Burkholderia gladioli, a genomic segment contains:
- a CDS encoding DNA adenine methylase, translated as MAEPIIPWLGGKRRLADILIPRFPAHECYVEVFAGGAALYFLRPPAKVEVINDINGELINLYRVVQHHLEEFVRQFKWALTSRQVFEWLKQTVPESLTDIQRAARFYYLQKSCFGGKLEGQTFGTKTLAPPGLNLLRLEEDLSAAHLRLASAFIERLDWAECIDRYDRPHTLFYLDPPYLDTAGYGVAFPFEQYERMAERLRTLKGRAIVSLNDHPEIRQVFDGFHIETVPIQYTVGLEAASRHEVIISSWDVGAEPAGLF; from the coding sequence ATGGCGGAACCCATCATTCCCTGGCTCGGCGGCAAGCGCCGTCTGGCAGACATCCTGATTCCCCGTTTCCCTGCGCACGAGTGCTACGTCGAGGTGTTCGCGGGCGGGGCGGCGTTGTACTTCCTTCGGCCGCCGGCCAAGGTCGAGGTGATCAACGACATCAACGGGGAACTGATCAACCTGTATCGGGTGGTGCAGCACCATCTGGAGGAGTTTGTACGCCAGTTCAAATGGGCGCTGACGAGCCGGCAGGTGTTCGAATGGCTCAAGCAGACGGTCCCGGAAAGTCTCACCGATATCCAGCGCGCGGCGAGGTTCTATTACCTGCAGAAAAGTTGCTTTGGCGGCAAGTTGGAGGGGCAGACGTTCGGCACGAAGACGCTCGCTCCTCCCGGCCTGAACCTGCTTCGGCTGGAGGAGGATCTGTCAGCAGCGCATCTGCGGCTCGCCAGCGCGTTTATCGAGCGCCTGGATTGGGCCGAGTGCATCGATCGATACGATCGTCCGCATACGCTGTTCTACTTGGATCCGCCGTATCTCGACACCGCCGGTTATGGCGTTGCGTTTCCGTTCGAGCAATACGAGAGGATGGCCGAGCGCCTACGGACGCTCAAGGGCCGGGCGATCGTGAGCCTGAATGATCACCCGGAGATCCGGCAGGTGTTCGACGGATTCCATATCGAGACGGTGCCGATCCAGTACACAGTGGGCCTGGAGGCCGCGAGCCGCCATGAGGTGATCATTTCGAGCTGGGATGTCGGCGCCGAGCCGGCTGGGTTGTTCTAA